TCAAAGTCGTCATCCCACTTGCCTATTAAACGTTCAAGCTCACCTGGGTGTGGCGTAAAAATAGATAATGGAGGTACTTGCTCCATAAGTGATGGTCGCTTTGAGATAATATTAATCGCGTCTGCATCTATCACTAATGGCTGTTTTTGCTTTTTTAAGAAAGACTCCATTGCTCTTACCGTTTTCTCATCGGTTCCCATTCCTGGGCCTATTGCAATAGCATTTGCTTCGGTTTGAAAATCTATCTCTTCAAACACTTTTCCATTATAGTTATCGGTCTCCACCATTACTTCTGGAAGTGCCGTTTGTAATATGGGAACTCCTATTTGCGGTACATAAGCAGTTACAAGACCACTACCCGCTCTTAAAGCAGCTTTACTAGCAAGTTGCACTGCACCCATCTTTCCAAAACTACCACCTATAATTAAGCTATGACCATACATTCCCTTATGTGAATATTGTGATCTTCCCTTGTACATCTGTTGGATTTCTGGTTTTGATATAAGTGTTACATCCGTAGGAGTTTTTGCTAGAAATTCTGGATCTAGTCCTATATCTATGGTATCCCACATATTAATATACTTACCTGTTTCTGGTAAGAAAAAAGCAAGTTTTGGTGACATAAAACTAAGTACAAACGTAGCGTGTACTATAACATCATCTTTATCTGCTCCTCTATCTGTGTACATCCCAGACGGAATATCGATAGAAAGTGTGTAAGCCTTAGACTCATTGATTTTTACAAAAAGTGCTTTTACCCAATCATCTGGACATCTATTTAAGCCTATCCCAAAGATTCCATCTACCACAATATCTTGTGGAGTGATTACTGGAAAGTCTTCGGCACTTTTAATGATTTCTGGCCATTTTTTTACTTCGCTCTTGAGGGCATCATACGCTTTTAAAAAATCTGGAGATCGCTTATCATTACAGTGTACTATATAAGTATCTACATTATAGCCATTCTTAAGGAGTAAACGCGCTATTACAAGTGCATCACCACCATTATTACCTATACCACAAAATACTTTTATAGGCACCGGCTGCCCTTGTAAACGCTGGTTCATCCACTCATAAACGTACCCACCGGCACGTTCCATGAGATTATAAGATGGAATCCCTTCTTTTTCAATGGTTGCTTTATCTGCTTCGTAAATTTGTTTGGCGCTGTATATTTTCATTTAGCTATAATTAGGTGTATTCTTCATCTTCATGAAGAAAAATGTTCTTTAATTCATTAAATATTCACGAAAGTAAACGTCAAATTATCACATTATCAGTATCGTGCTAGAAGTAAGACTAGAATTGTCATATCCTCAAAACTAGGAGTTGCATCTTGTCTCCTTAGGTAAATGTACTACATTTAACATATCACAAACAAGATGAGAACAACACAATACACTTCGATTTTCTTGATTACCACTATTACTATTGGTACGATTACCCCGTTGGGGTTATAGTCGTACATATTATCTATCTATTACTTGCGCGAGCAAGGATCTCTTCCACACACAAATTAATTAGTTTATTCATTCCATTTTCGCTTTCGCGAAAATGTAAAATTGCATACTATGCGCGTATTAAAATTTGGAGGCACTTCTGTGGGGAGTGTTAAAAATATAGAAAAAGTAATTGCTATTGTAAACAAACAAGCAGCGTCACATCCAGTAGCTGTAGTTGTTTCGGCAGTGGGTGGGATTACAGATTTATTACTAAAAGCCGGAACGCTTGCTGCTCAAAAAGATGAAACCTATAAAGATGTGTTTTTAGAAATACACCAAAAATACACAGCTTTTGCAAAAGCACTTACCGAAGGTGATGCCATAGTAATGGCTGATATAGGTGCGCTTATGTCGCACTTAGACGACTTACTCAAAGGTATTTTCTTAATCAACGAGCTTTCTCCTAAAACACTAGACAAGCTCGCTGCTTTTGGTGAACTTACAAGTAGTCGTATCATAACGGCAGCCTTCAACCATCAAGGGATTGAAGCCACATTAAAAGACAGTAGACAACTTATCATTACCGATGGCACTCATACCAAAGCCAGTGTATTGTATGATCGCACTAATGAAAATATCAAGGAATTTTTCGCGAAAGCGTCACAAAACATTACCATCCTAGGAGGATTCATCGCAAGCACTGCTACGGGAGAAACAAGTACGCTAGGCCGCGGCGGCTCAGACTTTACTGCGGCTATTATTGCAGCTGCGCTAGAGGTTGACCAACTAGAAATATGGACAGATGTGAGTGGGATGTTCTCTGCAAATCCGAAGCTTGTAAAACAGGCAAAACCTATACGTGACATATCATATCACGAGGCGATGGAGTTATCGCATTTTGGAGCAAAGGTGCTCTACCCTCCTACTATTGTCCCTGCGCTTAGTAAAAACATTCCTATTTACATAAAAAATACGATGGCTCCAGATGAAGCTGGAACTCGTATAGGAGAGCAAGAAGGAAGTAATGGAAACCCTATCAAGGGAATTTCTCATATAAGTGATGTTGCACTACTCACGCTAGAAGGCGCAGGAATGGTGGGTATTTCTGGAATTTCAAAACGCCTTTTTGAAGTACTCTCTTTACAGCAGGTTAATGTGATACTCATTACCCAAGCATCGAGCGAACATAGCATTTGTATAGGTGTTATGGAAGCAGACGCTTTAAGAGCTAAGACTGCGATTGAAACAGAATTTGCATACGAATTATCTCTACGTAAGATTGACCCGGTGATTGTTGAGACTTCTCTTGCCATTATTGCACTCGTAGGAGAATCTATGAAAAGTCATCAAGGTATTTCTGGAAAAATGTTCTCTACACTTGGCAAAAACAACGTAAATATACGCGCCATTGCACAAGGAGCGAGTGAGAAAAATATCTCTGCAGTAATTGCCGAGAAAGATGTAAAGAAAGCGCTTAACAGCTTGCACGAAGTCTTCTTTGAAGGAAACAGAAAGCAAATCAACCTCTTTATTACTGGTGTAGGAAATGTGGGAGCAAAACTTCTAGATCAGATTAACAGTCAGAAAAAATATTTAAAAGACCACCTTAACCTTAACATCAGAGTACTAGGACTTTCTAATAGTAGAACGATGCTCGTCTCAGAACAAGCTATTGATTTAGATAATTGGGAAGAGGCGCTTGCTCAAGGTGAAAAGGCAGATATTGTACGCTTTCGCGAAAACGTAATTGCTCTCAACCAGCGCAACTCGGTTTTTGTAGATATTACTGCAAATGAACCTGTGGCAATGGCATATGAAGAATACTTGAGAAATAGCATCGCAGTAGTTGCATGTAATAAAATTGCCGCTGCTGGAAAACAAGAATATTACGCAAATCTTAAACGATTGAGCAGAAAATATAATGCTCCCTTTAAGTTTGAAACCAATGTAGGCGCTGGTTTACCTATCATAGATACCTTACAAAATCTTATTGCGTCTGGTGATAGTATTACTAAAGTACAAGCTGTACTTTCTGGAAGTCTAAACTTTGTTTTTAATAACTTTAAAAGTGGTGGTAGTTTTTATGATGTGGTACAGCAAGCCAAAGAAGAAGGCTATACAGAGCCAGATCCTCGTATTGATTTGAGTGGTGTAGATGTAGCTCGTAAAATCCTAATACTCGCAAGAGAAAGCGGACTTGAATTAGAGCTAGAAGATATTGTGAACACACCATTTCTTACAGCAAATAACTTGGAAAGCACAGACGTTCCTCACTTCTTTGAAACACTTAAAGAAGATGCAGCACACTTTGAAAAACTAGTTGCCGACGCTACAGCAGCAGGTAAACGCCTTAAATATGTAGCACAGTTGGACAATGGTAAAGCAAGTGTAGGCTTACAGTCTGTAGGTGCAGATAGTCCGTTTTACAACCTTGAAGGGTCTGACAATATTGTCTTATTTTACACGGCACGCTACCCAGAGCAGCCGCTCATTGTAAAAGGTGCAGGTGCAGGTGGTGATGTTACCGCCAGCGGACTCTTTAGTGATATAATAAGACTTAGATAATAATTGTATGTCTCAAGAAATACATAAAAAAGCCACGGTACAAAGCCTTGATATTCCTACTGCGATACGCGTATTTTGTCCCGCTACAGTGGCAAATGTAAACTGTGGTTTTGATTCGTTAGGCTTTGCCCTCGAAGGTATAGGTGACGAGATGGTTTTTAGAAAAACCGAAAGTCGCGGTGTAACGATCAAAAAAATTACTGGTGACACACTCCCTATGGAAGCTCATAATAATGTTGCTGGTGTAGCGGGTAATGCCATGCTAGAAGGTATTGATGCAGATTTTGGAGTTGAGATAGAAATTCATAAAAAGATACGCCCTGGTTCTGGAATAGGTAGCAGTAGCGCCAGCGCAGCAGGAGCTGTGTATGGTATTAATCAGTTTTTAGAACAGCCATTATCTAATCTTGAACTCACGCGCTACGCTATGAAAGGTGAAGCACTGGCGAGTGGTAACGAGCATGCAGATAATGTAGCACCTTGTATTTATGGTGGTACCACGCTCGTTACTGGCTACAATCCATTTAAGGTAATTGCATTACCTCCCATGGATACGGTTTTCGTCGGGATTTTACATCCTCATATCACTATCAAAACTAAAGAAGCAAGAGAGATTTTACCCACGCACGTGCCTCTCAAGGATGCCATTGCACAATCGCAACATCTGGCAGGCTTTGTTGCCTCGCTCTATGAGTGGGATAAGGAATTATTTAATGAGAGTATCAAAGATGTACTCGTAGAGCCACATCGCAAGCAATTGATTCCGCATTTTGATGAGATTAAAGCGATTTCTCAAAAAAGTGGATGCATAGCCTTTGGTATTTCTGGAAGCGGACCAAGTATGTTTTGTCTCGCTTTCGCGAAAGCGGACATAGATCAATATCTATCTGAAAGTACCGCACTTTATGAACGTAACGGACTTCAAGTAGACAGCTACTCCAGCCGAATTTCTGGTGAAGGTTGTATAGTGATTAAATAGTCATTAGTAATCTACCGCAAAACAAAAGCCCGAGCAATTGCTCGGGCTTTACTAATTAATATAACTAAGATTAAGGATTACTCCTTCTGTCCATACTTCTCTGCATAACGCTTTGCAAGCTTGGTCTGGTGAGACTCTAAACTTATATCACGTCCTTGGATAAATGCTCTCGAAAGAATATTTCCTCTCATGTCTAGTGCATTTCCTTCACTTATGAATAAAGTTGCATCTTTTCCTACCTCAAGAGTCCCAACAGTGTTTGAAACTCCCATTATTTTTGCAGGATTCATGGTAATCATTTTAAGTGCATCTTCATCACTCATACCAAATTGAGTAACCTGTCCTGCATAAAAAGGAAGATTACGCACTTGCCAGTACTCTGAGTCGTATCCTAGCGCTACAGTAACCCCAGCATCTGTAAGTAGCTTTGGTAACTTATATGGTAAATCATAATCATGATCCTCCATAGATGGGAGTTCTTGTACACGTTGTAAAATTACTGGCATGTTTGCCGCTACAAGTTCTGCAGTTACTTTGTAAGACTGGTATCCTCCCACAAGAACTACATTTTTGAGATTCATCTCCTTTGCAAATGCAATCACATCAAGTATTTGCTTCTGATCATTTGCAGAGACATATACATTTTGAGTTCCATCAAAAACACCACGCATCGCTTCAAAAGGAAGGTTTTTTGAGGTGTTTCCTTTTCCATAAGCACGTGCATTATTGAAAAAAGTTTTGATTTCATTTACATCTTTACTGTAATCTTTATTTGGTTTATAACCTGGCTCCTCACCTAACCACCAGCGACCACGGCGCATCGTACTAGGCCATTCCATAAAGATACCTTCGTCGGTTTTATAAGCTGCATCTTCCCAGTTCCATGCATCAAGTTGAACAAGAGACGAAGAACCGGAAATAGTACCACCCACAGGACGAATTTGCGCCATAAGTACGCCGTTTGGTCTCATGCTCTCTACTACTTTAGATTCTGCATTGTAAGCGATAATACCACGTACGTGCGGTATTAACTCGCCTATCTCATCATCATCATTAGATTGTCTCACGGCTGCTGCTTCTACAAGACCTAATGTAGTGTTTGTAGCTATAAATCCAGGATACACATGTTTTCCAGCAGCATTAATTATCTCTCCTTTGGTTGCTGTAGCTCCACTTTGGATTGTACTTATTTTACCGTTTTCAAAAACGATTGTCGCATTTTCTACTACGGTTCCATTACCTACGTGAGCGGTTGCTCCTGTAATAGTGTAGGCAGCAGCTTGCGCTGAGGCCGGTGTTTGTTGTGCGCTTGCAGTTGCTCCTAAAAGGAAAACAACGGCTACTAATAGTTGTTGTAGTGTCTTCATCTTAGTAAAGTGTTTGTTCTGTATCACAATGCATACGTTGTTTTTCTTTCTTTTTGGCAGGTTGCGTTTGTAAGCCTTTATTCTTTTCTGCAAGCATCATTGCAGTAAGTTGTGCTTTCTCGCGCTGTACGGTTTTACGAAGTTCTTCGTCCTTTTTCATATCGAAAAATACTTTTCCTTCTATAATCGTTTTCTCTGCTCTCGCTTTTATACTAAGTGGATGATCCGTCCATATGACAACATCTCCATCTTTACCAGGCTTTAAACTACCTGCGCGATCATCCATGTGTAATAGTTTTGCTGGATTAAGAGTTACCATCTTCCAAGCATCCTCCTCAGAGATACCACCGTATTTGTGGATTTTTGCAGCTTCTTGATTAAGACGTCTAGACATCTCACCATCATCTGAGTTGATAGCAACGGTTACTCCTGCTCTATGCATGATAGCTGCATTGTAAGGAATAGCATCATTTACCTCATACTTATATGCCCACCAGTCTGAGAATGTTGATCCTCCTACACCATGTTCTGCCATTTTATCGGCAACTTTATATCCTTCAAGAATGTGTGTGAATGTATTGATATGGAAGCCAAACTGCTCTGCCACCTTCATGGTCATATTAATTTCACTTTGCACATAGGAGTGACAAGAAATTAAGCGATCCATATTAAGAATGTCTACAATAGTCTCCATCTCCTCATCCATGCGATACGGCTGGCCGCTCTTTTTCTTTGCTTCGTATTCTTTTCCTCTTGTAAAGTAGTCCACAAATACTTGCTCTACTCCCATTCTCGTTTGTGGGAATCTTGAGAAACTATTCCAATTTGCTTGCTTTACATTCTCACCTAGGGCAAATTTGATAAATTTCTTATCTGAAATCACCAACTCATTGATAGACGCTCCCCATTTTAATTTCATTACTGCGCTCTGTCCTCCAATAGGGTTTGCAGATCCGTGTAATAATTGAATAGCTGTAACTCCACCAGCAAGGTTTCGGTAAATATCAGAATCGTCTGGGTTAACTACATCACTCATGCGAACCTCTGCCGTAGAGTTGTGACCAGACTCGTTGATTGCAAATGCAGCAATGTGAGAGTGCTCATCTATAATACCAGAAGTAACATGCTTACCTGTGCCATCTACTACCATAGCACCACGAGCAGAAAGGTTTTTACCTACTGCACTGATTTTTCCGTCTTTTATTAAAACATCTGTATTTTCTAGAATACCTTCTGCTTCATTTGTCCACACAGTGGCATTTGTGATTAAAATATCCTGTTGTGTTGGTCTTGTTTCAAAACCAAACGCCATATTAGGGAAGGTAAGTGGCATAACCGTAAGAGGTTTGTCCTCTTCTTTCTTATCGTCTTTATCATCACTCTTAGCTAGTGCTTTCTTAGTAGAAGTAAAGTTTTTCTCAGAACCATCTGCAAGAATTGCTTTACCGCTTAGACCATCTGCAGATGCTCTTGCTACAAGACGTACAAATTTTCCTTCGTTTTGAGGGAACGTTACTGTTACCCATTCATCGCTATATGAAAATTCGCTTTTTACATCTTCTGTTCCTTTTTTGAGACTAGCTTTTACTTTTTCTGTTGAATTTTTAATCTCAAGCTCATATGCTGCTCCATCAATATTCATGGTATAAACACCGTCAATATTAACTGTGTTCATATCCTTGATTACTGTTTTGTTACCTTGAATCCAGTGCTCATAAAGCTCCGTGTCCTTTTCAAATACTTCTCCAGAAGTAATCATAAAGTTTGCCCACGCACCTGATTTAAGTACTCCAAGCTCACCGCTCTTTCCAATCATTGTTGCTGGAATAGTAGTAAGTGCTTCTAACGCTCTTTCCTTAGAAAGACCATACTTGATTGCCTTCATCAAGTGGTCTTTAAAATCTTTTGGAGATTTATGTGAGAATGTAGTAAGTGCAAATGTTACTCCTGCATCTTGTAATGCTTTAGGGTTTGTAGGTGCTTGATTCCAATGTTTCATATCAGAAAGCGCTACATATTCGGCGGCATATGGGTTTTCCATATCGTAGGCATCTGGAAATTTAAGTGGGAGAATCATCTTACGATTCATCGCCTTCACTTCTCCGATACGCTTATACTCATCACCACCGGCAACAATCACGTAGTCGATTCCAAACTGGTCTCCTAGTTTATCAATACGAAGGTCATCATATAAGCCATCACCTTCAAAAAACTGCGGAAGCCCTTTGTTTCGCGAAAGCGCCTCTAAAGAAAGATCCTTAGTATCTATATTTCCTTTCTCATACCAGTCTAAATCGTGTTGTAACTGGCGTAATAATGCTGTTGCACCCATCTTAGACGATGGGTATGACTGACGTGAGGTTACACTCTTATCAAATGAGAAATACTGACCAAGGCGATCTTCTATCACGCGGTTTGCAGTATTTCCATCATTATTAAGTGCGATAAGCGCTCCTGTACCACGTGCAATACCATCATGTTGATGTGTTGCAACTACGCCAAAACCAGCTTCAAGATACTCAGATGCTTTTTTTGAATCATATGTAAAATCTTGATACCCGTCTTGCTCAGACATAATGTGATCATTCCAGTAACCACCCTCGCGAGAGTTATCATATTGTGAAGCGCGTCCAGATCCTCCTGCACGCTTAGGCTTAGCGATACCAAAATTAGTATAGATGTCTACAAAAGATGGATAGACATGTTTACCATTAAGATCTACAACAATAGCATTTTGTGCGTATGATGAAGATTTGCCTACAGAGACCACTTTTCCATCTTGCACTACAAGTGTTCCTTTTTTAATAGTTTCTGTGGGTGTAGTGTGGATGGTGGCGTTTGTAAACACCGTGT
The genomic region above belongs to Dokdonia sp. Dokd-P16 and contains:
- a CDS encoding NAD(P)H-hydrate dehydratase, translating into MKIYSAKQIYEADKATIEKEGIPSYNLMERAGGYVYEWMNQRLQGQPVPIKVFCGIGNNGGDALVIARLLLKNGYNVDTYIVHCNDKRSPDFLKAYDALKSEVKKWPEIIKSAEDFPVITPQDIVVDGIFGIGLNRCPDDWVKALFVKINESKAYTLSIDIPSGMYTDRGADKDDVIVHATFVLSFMSPKLAFFLPETGKYINMWDTIDIGLDPEFLAKTPTDVTLISKPEIQQMYKGRSQYSHKGMYGHSLIIGGSFGKMGAVQLASKAALRAGSGLVTAYVPQIGVPILQTALPEVMVETDNYNGKVFEEIDFQTEANAIAIGPGMGTDEKTVRAMESFLKKQKQPLVIDADAINIISKRPSLMEQVPPLSIFTPHPGELERLIGKWDDDFDKLEKTAKFAKNHNVIIVIKGAHTITVYDMRLYINTTGNPGLSTAGTGDVLTGVITGHIAQGYHPMEAAMMGVYFHGLAADVAVNQYGIEGLIAGDVTEFLGRAVMSLFEKPEQEGGGAPPQQ
- the thrA gene encoding bifunctional aspartate kinase/homoserine dehydrogenase I, translating into MRVLKFGGTSVGSVKNIEKVIAIVNKQAASHPVAVVVSAVGGITDLLLKAGTLAAQKDETYKDVFLEIHQKYTAFAKALTEGDAIVMADIGALMSHLDDLLKGIFLINELSPKTLDKLAAFGELTSSRIITAAFNHQGIEATLKDSRQLIITDGTHTKASVLYDRTNENIKEFFAKASQNITILGGFIASTATGETSTLGRGGSDFTAAIIAAALEVDQLEIWTDVSGMFSANPKLVKQAKPIRDISYHEAMELSHFGAKVLYPPTIVPALSKNIPIYIKNTMAPDEAGTRIGEQEGSNGNPIKGISHISDVALLTLEGAGMVGISGISKRLFEVLSLQQVNVILITQASSEHSICIGVMEADALRAKTAIETEFAYELSLRKIDPVIVETSLAIIALVGESMKSHQGISGKMFSTLGKNNVNIRAIAQGASEKNISAVIAEKDVKKALNSLHEVFFEGNRKQINLFITGVGNVGAKLLDQINSQKKYLKDHLNLNIRVLGLSNSRTMLVSEQAIDLDNWEEALAQGEKADIVRFRENVIALNQRNSVFVDITANEPVAMAYEEYLRNSIAVVACNKIAAAGKQEYYANLKRLSRKYNAPFKFETNVGAGLPIIDTLQNLIASGDSITKVQAVLSGSLNFVFNNFKSGGSFYDVVQQAKEEGYTEPDPRIDLSGVDVARKILILARESGLELELEDIVNTPFLTANNLESTDVPHFFETLKEDAAHFEKLVADATAAGKRLKYVAQLDNGKASVGLQSVGADSPFYNLEGSDNIVLFYTARYPEQPLIVKGAGAGGDVTASGLFSDIIRLR
- a CDS encoding homoserine kinase — protein: MSQEIHKKATVQSLDIPTAIRVFCPATVANVNCGFDSLGFALEGIGDEMVFRKTESRGVTIKKITGDTLPMEAHNNVAGVAGNAMLEGIDADFGVEIEIHKKIRPGSGIGSSSASAAGAVYGINQFLEQPLSNLELTRYAMKGEALASGNEHADNVAPCIYGGTTLVTGYNPFKVIALPPMDTVFVGILHPHITIKTKEAREILPTHVPLKDAIAQSQHLAGFVASLYEWDKELFNESIKDVLVEPHRKQLIPHFDEIKAISQKSGCIAFGISGSGPSMFCLAFAKADIDQYLSESTALYERNGLQVDSYSSRISGEGCIVIK
- a CDS encoding amidohydrolase family protein, with translation MKTLQQLLVAVVFLLGATASAQQTPASAQAAAYTITGATAHVGNGTVVENATIVFENGKISTIQSGATATKGEIINAAGKHVYPGFIATNTTLGLVEAAAVRQSNDDDEIGELIPHVRGIIAYNAESKVVESMRPNGVLMAQIRPVGGTISGSSSLVQLDAWNWEDAAYKTDEGIFMEWPSTMRRGRWWLGEEPGYKPNKDYSKDVNEIKTFFNNARAYGKGNTSKNLPFEAMRGVFDGTQNVYVSANDQKQILDVIAFAKEMNLKNVVLVGGYQSYKVTAELVAANMPVILQRVQELPSMEDHDYDLPYKLPKLLTDAGVTVALGYDSEYWQVRNLPFYAGQVTQFGMSDEDALKMITMNPAKIMGVSNTVGTLEVGKDATLFISEGNALDMRGNILSRAFIQGRDISLESHQTKLAKRYAEKYGQKE
- a CDS encoding amidohydrolase family protein, whose translation is MFFKKLLVFGLVSCSFTMYGQDYFPANAGVKSKNQNYTVFTNATIHTTPTETIKKGTLVVQDGKVVSVGKSSSYAQNAIVVDLNGKHVYPSFVDIYTNFGIAKPKRAGGSGRASQYDNSREGGYWNDHIMSEQDGYQDFTYDSKKASEYLEAGFGVVATHQHDGIARGTGALIALNNDGNTANRVIEDRLGQYFSFDKSVTSRQSYPSSKMGATALLRQLQHDLDWYEKGNIDTKDLSLEALSRNKGLPQFFEGDGLYDDLRIDKLGDQFGIDYVIVAGGDEYKRIGEVKAMNRKMILPLKFPDAYDMENPYAAEYVALSDMKHWNQAPTNPKALQDAGVTFALTTFSHKSPKDFKDHLMKAIKYGLSKERALEALTTIPATMIGKSGELGVLKSGAWANFMITSGEVFEKDTELYEHWIQGNKTVIKDMNTVNIDGVYTMNIDGAAYELEIKNSTEKVKASLKKGTEDVKSEFSYSDEWVTVTFPQNEGKFVRLVARASADGLSGKAILADGSEKNFTSTKKALAKSDDKDDKKEEDKPLTVMPLTFPNMAFGFETRPTQQDILITNATVWTNEAEGILENTDVLIKDGKISAVGKNLSARGAMVVDGTGKHVTSGIIDEHSHIAAFAINESGHNSTAEVRMSDVVNPDDSDIYRNLAGGVTAIQLLHGSANPIGGQSAVMKLKWGASINELVISDKKFIKFALGENVKQANWNSFSRFPQTRMGVEQVFVDYFTRGKEYEAKKKSGQPYRMDEEMETIVDILNMDRLISCHSYVQSEINMTMKVAEQFGFHINTFTHILEGYKVADKMAEHGVGGSTFSDWWAYKYEVNDAIPYNAAIMHRAGVTVAINSDDGEMSRRLNQEAAKIHKYGGISEEDAWKMVTLNPAKLLHMDDRAGSLKPGKDGDVVIWTDHPLSIKARAEKTIIEGKVFFDMKKDEELRKTVQREKAQLTAMMLAEKNKGLQTQPAKKKEKQRMHCDTEQTLY